Proteins from one Chanodichthys erythropterus isolate Z2021 chromosome 15, ASM2448905v1, whole genome shotgun sequence genomic window:
- the iffo1a gene encoding non-homologous end joining factor IFFO1 — protein sequence MPDFEHFRFSHTRMNPVLGENVYSFQQNQVTGFADSASSGHWTDPAGLFLSEHTGGFGQDGFDLGALPPPGTPYLHLGNYLHRVSPPPPAATALRNDLGSNISVLKTLNLRFRCFLAKVHELERRNKVLEKQLQQALDDNAECVENKKPLTRDVGVQTCFVGLIPVRPDLIPIQNANDTAYLSGTLLSPTLNNTILPLESNNRTTLENLNPFSLTDSNSNLTPNFPISPIDPAPKTINNINGKYVSTGIGCTSNPPPRFHPSSVWSYNQRYSTGRESRVSAPGVGVSSWVPPNGVGVQIDTITPEIRALYNVLAKVKRERDEYKRRWEEEYTMRMELEEKVAELEEDLQESEVCQDELALRVKQLKAELVLFKGLMSNNHSDLDSKIQEKAMKVDMDICRRIDITARLCDVAQQRNCEDMIQIFQQVATPPSTLNRRPRKTAPQTIRGNESDEPASISESEESGNKEVELCCSSANQINEEMQRMLNQLRECEFEDDCDSLAWEETEETLLLWEDFPGYTFSVENQGEQDESIEKVIKDTESLFKSREKEYQDTIDQIELELATAKSDMNRHLHEYMEMCSMKRGLDVQMETCRRLITQTGDRKSPLLVSANVEEGENGEKERKKATAANSDSAEPYCDLQSNSSVPDHTWKKA from the exons ATGCCGGACTTTGAGCATTTTAGATTTTCTCATACTAGAATGAATCCTGTATTGGGGGAGAACGTGTATTCGTTCCAGCAGAACCAGGTGACGGGCTTCGCGGACTCCGCGTCATCGGGCCACTGGACCGATCCAGCGGGCCTTTTCCTGAGCGAACACACGGGTGGCTTCGGGCAAGATGGGTTTGACCTGGGCGCTTTACCACCTCCGGGAACACCGTATCTACACCTGGGTAACTATCTTCACCGGGTGTCTCCACCTCCTCCTGCCGCCACGGCCCTGCGTAACGACCTGGGATCCAACATCAGCGTCCTCAAAACTCTAAATTTGCGTTTCCGCTGCTTTTTAGCCAAAGTGCATGAACTGGAACGTCGGAATAAAGTATTAGAAAAGCAACTGCAACAGGCTTTGGATGATAATGCGGAGTGTGTAGAAAATAAGAAGCCTTTAACGCGAGATGTTGGGGTTCAAACCTGCTTCGTTGGATTGATTCCTGTTAGGCCAGACCTGATACCCATTCAGAACGCGAACGACACCGCATATCTGTCCGGAACCTTGTTGTCACCTACTCTCAATAACACCATCCTCCCTCTGGAGTCCAATAACAGGACAACATTAGAAAACTTGAACCCATTCAGTTTGACGGACTCTAATTCCAATCTCACCCCAAATTTCCCCATCAGCCCGATTGATCCTGCTCCAAAAACCATTAACAATATTAACGGGAAGTATGTCAGTACCGGGATTGGTTGTACCAGCAATCCTCCACCCAGATTTCATCCTAGCTCTGTCTGGTCTTACAATCAGAGGTACAGCACCGGGCGTGAGTCGCGGGTCTCGGCTCCGGGTGTAGGGGTGTCGTCATGGGTGCCTCCGAACGGGGTGGGTGTCCAGATCGACACCATAACTCCAGAGATTCGGGCCCTGTATAATGTGCTGGCCAAGGTAAAGAGGGAGAGAGACGAATACAAAAGGAG ATGGGAAGAGGAATACACAATGCGGATGGAACTAGAGGAAAAAGTTGCAGAGCTTGAAGAA GACCTGCAGGAGAGCGAGGTGTGCCAGGATGAACTTGCTTTGAGGGTTAAGCAGCTTAAAGCGGAGCTGGTCCTGTTCAAAGGCCTCATGAGCAAT AATCACTCAGATTTGGACAGTAAGATCCAGGAGAAGGCCATGAAAGTGGACATGGATATCTGTCGCAGGATTGACATCACGGCTCGTCTGTGTGATGTAGCACAACAGAGAAACTGCGAAGACATGATTCAGATATTCCAG CAAGTAGCCACGCCTCCATCAACTTTGAATCGCCGTCCTCGTAAAACAGCACCACAAACAATCAGAGGGAACGAGAGTGATGAACCAGCCAGCATCTCTGAAAGTGAAGAAAGCGGGAATAAGGAGGTTGAACTGTGTTGctcatcagccaatcagatcaatGAGGAGATGCAGAGGATGCTCAACCAATT ACGCGAATGTGAGTTTGAGGATGACTGTGACAGTCTTGCATGGGAAGAGACGGAGGAAACTCTGTTACTCTGGGAGGATTTTCCAGGATACACCTTCAGTGTTGAGAACCAAGGAGAG CAAGATGAGTCCATAGAGAAGGTGATAAAGGACACTGAGTCCCTTTTCAAGTCTCGTGAGAAGGAATACCAAGACACCATTGATCAAATTGAG TTGGAATTGGCAACTGCTAAGTCGGATATGAACAGGCATTTGCATGAGTATATGGAGATGTGCAGCATGAAAAGAGGGCTGGATGTTCAAATGGAGACCTGCAGACGATTAATCACTCAGACTGGAgacag AAAATCCCCTCTTCTCGTTTCGGCTAATGTAGAGGAGGGAGAGAATGGGGAGAAGGAGAGGAAAAAAGCAACTGCGGCAAATTCTGACAGCGCTGAACCGTATTGTGACTTGCAGTCAAACTCTTCTGTCCCGGACCACACGTGGAAGAAGGCTTGA